Within Paenibacillus sp. RUD330, the genomic segment GCGATGGTTCCTTCCGCCGGCACGACGGCTCTGGACAGCCTCATCACGATGAAGCTCGTCGACCAGGAAGCCAGCAACAAGAAGATCGAGGTCACCGACGATGAGATGGCCAAGGAGCTTGCCGACGTCAAGAAGAACTTCGCCAGCGAAAGCGCGTTTAAGGACGCTCTGAAGCAGGCCGGCTTGTCGGAGGATGTTCTCAACAACCAGCTGCAGATGCAGGTGCAGCTCCGCAAGCTGCTCAAGGACAAAGTCAAGGTAACCGACGCGGACATCCAGAAGTATTATGATGAGAACAAAGCCTCCTTCGCGACCGAAGAGCAGGTTAAAGCCTCCCATATTCTCGTCAAGACGAAGGAAGAAGCCGACGCCATCGAGAAGCAGCTCAAGAACGGCGGCGACTTCGCGGCGATCGCCAAGGAAAAATCGACCGATACCGGCAGCGCGGCCAATGGCGGCGACCTCGGCTACTTCGGCAAAGGCGCCATGGTTCCGGAATTCGAGAAGGCGGCCTTCGACCTCAAGGTCGGCGATATCTCCGAACCGATCAAATCCGACTACGGCTACCATATCATCAAAGTCATCGACCACAAGCAAGCCTCGACGCCGACGCTGGAAGAGAAGAAGGCGGAGATCACGGAGTCGCTTGAATATCAGCAGCTGGGCACTCTGTCCCAGACGCTCATCACCGACCTCCGCGGCAAGGCGACGATTGCGAATTCGTTCGAAGAGAAAGAAAATGCCGCCGCCAACACCGGAGCAGCAGAAAACAGCGCAGGCGCTGAAAACGCGGCCGCGAACAACAGCTAGGCGGGCACGCTGGACAGCAATAAAAAGGCTTCCGGAGCCATCCATGAGGATGGGCTTCGGAAGCCTTTTTTTTAATGATGGATGCGATCTGAAAGGAGCGGCCGCTCCCGGCCTGAATCAACGGTGCGGAAGCGGAACGAAGCCGCCCCGCTCAAGCCCGATCAGCCTGCGTCCCGGCATTCCGACGCTACATCGTCGTATCCTTGCGGACACGGCGCCGCGCAGCGCGGCTCCGCCTCAGCAGGCCCAGCACGGATACATGCGCCGGAGCCGCATAATAGCCCGCATCCTCATCGGGAGCCAGCAGCACTCCGAGCTGGTGATGTTCGCCGGCGTACCTGGCCCGCTGCAAGAACTTGAGCTGTCCGTCGGCATTGAACACCTCCATCCGGCAAAAAGCGGAGTTCATGTGCAGCGCCGCATGCAGATCTTCCTTGGTCCTTACCTTCTGCCCGTTCACCTTGTGGAGCACTTCGCCCGCTTCAAGGCCCATCTCCTCGGCCGGCGTTCCCGGTACGACTCCGAGAATGCACAGGCCCCGCTCGTCATGGACGAAGCGCGGCCGACGCTGACGCTCCCGCATCGATCCCAGCAGAATGAGGGCTTCATGAAGCCCGAGGGAAAGCAGCGCGGCGACCGGCACGAGCGGCTCCGCATATGCGGCCCCGAGCGCGGCCGCAGCCAGCACGGCGCTGTAGGCGAGCAGCCGGCGCGATGTGAGGCGGGCCTGGAGCTTCGGAAGCTCCGAGCGCGTCAGGTCGGTGAAGCCGATGATGGCCGGCAGCGCGATGACCGTCCAGCCGCCGTCCCATGCGGAGCCGCCGAGCAGAGGCGTCCATGGCAGCGAGGCCGCCGCCGAAGCGGACGGCACCAGCAGAAGCAGGGGCACCGGCCAATAGCCCTGCAGGGCGTAGCCGCCGATCAGCTTCCCGCGCTTGCCCTCGAGGAACAGCGGCGAGGAGAAGCGGGCGCCATCCCGGCGGACGAGCAAAGCCTCGGCCGCATGCAGGCCGGCTACGAGCAGCAAGAGGCCGGGAATGTCGAGATTGTCCAGCGAGAGAGCGGCCCGTCCGAGCCAGCCCGCCCCGTCCGGCAGGCCGAGCAGGCCGCTGAGCCATTGCAGCAGCCCGAGCACGCCGACACTGTAGGCAAAACAGAGATAGCGGACGCGGACGAGCATGAGCAGGGCGGCCGTCCCCCACAGCCACAGCGCGGCGGAAGGCGTCAGGCTCATGCCGATGAAGGCTGCGCCAGCCGAGAGGGCGGCACCGGCGAGCAGGCCGCTCCAGACGGCTCGCCCGAGCAGCTTGGGCCAAGCATGCAGGCGCACATGGAACAGCTTGCGTTCCGTCCGGGTCTGCCGGATATAAGAGAGGATGATCAGCAGCAGCGCAAAATAATAAAACGGCTGGGACAACAGCCTGACGGCCGCTGTCCCGTAATGACGGAGTATCTCCAAGGCCGTGTCCACAGCAAACACCTCATTTTCACAAGAATGACTCCCAAAAGTGTACCATCCAGTCGTATTGTTTTCGACAGCAAAAGGCCGAAATCCTCCCCGGGAAGGATTTCGGCCTTGATTTGCGCGGCGGTTCCGCGCCGGCTGACCGGGAGGCTTAATGCTCCCTGCCGCAAGCGCTTATGGCTTCCGGGCTCCCTTGCCGGAGCGGAGCGCCTGCGCCGCAGCCTCCAGCTGGGTGTCGTGG encodes:
- a CDS encoding peptidylprolyl isomerase, yielding MADKDKDPKDHLDPVDPKQDEHLTMEDTATNEGVEFAGRSGDEHREETLQAEDIVEEERAEESLRQAENDAEIHTADPERAFGSVPVMEGSVVNASAGAADLPLRDGDGSGPRRSGAATGWMIASLLLAVALVIALVSFFNGGGGAASGGTVATVNGEKISKDELYEAMVPSAGTTALDSLITMKLVDQEASNKKIEVTDDEMAKELADVKKNFASESAFKDALKQAGLSEDVLNNQLQMQVQLRKLLKDKVKVTDADIQKYYDENKASFATEEQVKASHILVKTKEEADAIEKQLKNGGDFAAIAKEKSTDTGSAANGGDLGYFGKGAMVPEFEKAAFDLKVGDISEPIKSDYGYHIIKVIDHKQASTPTLEEKKAEITESLEYQQLGTLSQTLITDLRGKATIANSFEEKENAAANTGAAENSAGAENAAANNS
- a CDS encoding PDZ domain-containing protein, producing the protein MDTALEILRHYGTAAVRLLSQPFYYFALLLIILSYIRQTRTERKLFHVRLHAWPKLLGRAVWSGLLAGAALSAGAAFIGMSLTPSAALWLWGTAALLMLVRVRYLCFAYSVGVLGLLQWLSGLLGLPDGAGWLGRAALSLDNLDIPGLLLLVAGLHAAEALLVRRDGARFSSPLFLEGKRGKLIGGYALQGYWPVPLLLLVPSASAAASLPWTPLLGGSAWDGGWTVIALPAIIGFTDLTRSELPKLQARLTSRRLLAYSAVLAAAALGAAYAEPLVPVAALLSLGLHEALILLGSMRERQRRPRFVHDERGLCILGVVPGTPAEEMGLEAGEVLHKVNGQKVRTKEDLHAALHMNSAFCRMEVFNADGQLKFLQRARYAGEHHQLGVLLAPDEDAGYYAAPAHVSVLGLLRRSRAARRRVRKDTTM